Proteins encoded within one genomic window of Camelina sativa cultivar DH55 chromosome 19, Cs, whole genome shotgun sequence:
- the LOC104764949 gene encoding uncharacterized protein LOC104764949 — protein sequence MTKLNFLAKVRENLNKLQTVKDANHISCPYSNSNSSSSDHDHPATVLTRNPMKQISIDDQKILTPHPQLPRLEPPRGRRVSLEELLHPPEKFTADLMRLIRRSGDAISKRLSISQESCVDVDVAKSDVTEFEISGVKVLVKLKSEEEIRGRVTFFSRSNCRDSTAVRLFFRERGFNFSEINIDVYTEREKELVERTGKSQVPQIFFNEKHFGGLTALNSLRNSGEFDQRIKEFLTDKCCGDAPSPVMYGFDEESSGNKDGFVAFGDDEMMRFVRVLRQKLPIKDRLLKMKIVKNCFSGGEMIEILMVHHSDCGRIKAVEIGKRLAKKHFIHHVFGENGFEDGNHYYRFLEHEPFISKCYNFRGSTNDMEPQNAATVGQKLFKIVTAILESYSSNDRTSVDYIRISQSEEFRRYLNMAQDLHRLNLVELSTEEMLAFFLNLYNAMVIHALIRIGRPEGMIARRSFFTDFQYVVGGYSYSLNSIRNDILRRGRRLSSPFIRPFINGNTTRHELGLQKLNPLVHFGLCDGTKSSPMVRFFIPQGVEAELKRAAREFFQNGGIEVVLDKRTIHLSRIMKW from the exons atgacGAAATTAAATTTTCTCGCGAAAGTCCGAGAAAATCTGAATAAGTTACAAACCGTAAAAGATGCAAACCATATCTCTTGTCCatattcaaattcaaactcGAGCAGTAGTGATCACGATCATCCCGCCACGGTACTCACTCGTAACCCGATGAAGCAAATCTCAATCGACGACCAGAAGATTCTCACACCACATCCTCAGCTCCCGAGACTCGAACCGCCACGTGGCCGTCGTGTCTCCTTAGAAGAACTGTTGCATCCTCCCGAGAAATTCACCGCCGATTTGATGAGACTCATACGCCGAAGCGGCGACGCGATTTCAAAACGCCTCTCGATCTCGCAAGAGAGTTGCGTCGACGTCGACGTCGCCAAATCAGACGTGACCGAGTTCGAAATCTCCGGAGTCAAAGTCCTCGTGAAGCTGAAAAGCGAAGAAGAGATCAGAGGCCGTGTGACTTTCTTCTCAAGATCTAACTGCCGAGACTCCACAGCCGTCCGATTGTTTTTCCGGGAACGAGGCTTCAATTTCTCGGAGATCAACATCGACGTgtatacagagagagagaaagagctgGTCGAGAGAACAGGGAAGTCTCAGGTCCCTCAGATCTTCTTCAACGAGAAACACTTCGGAGGTTTAACGGCGTTGAACTCGCTGAGAAACAGCGGAGAATTCGATCAGAGGATCAAGGAGTTTTTAACGGACAAGTGTTGCGGCGATGCGCCGTCGCCGGTTATGTACGGGTTCGACGAAGAGAGCAGTGGTAATAAGGACGGTTTTGTTGCttttggtgatgatgagatgATGAGATTCGTTAGGGTTTTGAGACAAAAGCTACCGATTAAAGATCGtttgttgaagatgaagatcgTTAAGAACTGTTTCTCCGGCGGTGAGATGATCGAGATACTCATGGTTCATCACTCGGATTGTGGGAGGATCAAG GCCGTCGAGATTGGCAAGAGGCTAGCCAAGAAACACTTTATTCACCATGTCTTTGG aGAAAACGGGTTTGAAGATGGCAATCATTACTACCGTTTCCTCGAGCACGAGCCGTTTATTtcaaaatgttacaattttagAGGTTCTACCAACGACATGGAGCCCCAAAATGCAGCCACGGTTGGGCAGAAGCTTTTCAAAATCGTGACTGCTATTCTCGAGTCTTATTCCTCCAATGACCGTACTAGTGTTGACTATATAAGAATCAGCCAGAGTGAAGAATTTAGAAG GTACTTAAATATGGCTCAAGACCTTCACCGTTTGAATCTTGTGGAACTCTCAACGGAAGAGATGTTAGCATTTTTCTTGAACTTATACAACGCAATGGTGATCCATGCCTTGATCAGAATCGGACGTCCCGAGGGGATGATCGCAAGAAGGTCCTTCTTTACAGATTTCCAGTACGTTGTAGGAGGCTACTCTTATTCCCTTAACTCCATCCGAAATGACATCCTTAGACGCGGTCGCAGACTGTCTAGTCCATTTATTAGGCCGTTCATCAACGGAAATACAACACGGCATGAG CTTGGTCTTCAAAAACTGAATCCATTAGTACATTTTGGGCTATGCGATGGGACTAAATCAAGTCCAATGGTGAGGTTTTTCATACCGCAAGGAGTTGAAGCTGAGCTCAAACGAGCAGCTCGAGAGTTTTTCCAAAATGGTGGAATTGAGGTTGTCTTGGACAAGAGGACCATACATCTATCAAGAATCATGAAGTGGTAA
- the LOC104764948 gene encoding uncharacterized protein LOC104764948 yields MVRFFIPQGVEAELKRAAREFFQNGGIEVVLDKRTIHLSRIMKWYKEDFTEDKKMLKWIMSYIDANKAGLLTHLLGDGGGSVNIVYQDYDWSINN; encoded by the exons ATGGTGAGGTTTTTCATACCGCAAGGAGTTGAAGCTGAGCTCAAACGAGCAGCTCGAGAGTTTTTCCAAAATGGTGGAATTGAGGTTGTCTTGGACAAGAGGACCATACATCTATCAAGAATCATGAAGTG GTACAAAGAAGATTTCACTGAAGACAAGAAAATGTTGAAGTGGATAATGAGTTATATAGATGCAAATAAAGCAGGTCTTTTAACCCATCTTCTTGGTGATGGAGGGGGTTCTGTTAACATCGTTTACCAAGACTATGATTGGTCTATTAACAATTGA